In the genome of Candoia aspera isolate rCanAsp1 chromosome 1, rCanAsp1.hap2, whole genome shotgun sequence, one region contains:
- the GJD2 gene encoding gap junction delta-2 protein, with protein MGEWTILERLLEAAVQQHSTMIGRILLTVVVIFRILIVAIVGETVYDDEQTMFVCNTLQPGCNQACYDQAFPISHIRYWVFQIIMVCTPSLCFITYSVHQSAKQREMRYSTVFLTLDRDQDSVKQDDSKKIKNTIVNGVLQNTENSTKEAEPDCLEVKEIPNPAIRTSKSKMRRQEGISRFYIIQVVFRNALEIGFLVGQYFLYGFNVPSMYECDRYPCIKEVECYVSRPTEKTVFLVFMFAVSGICVVLNLAELNHLGWRKIKMAVRGAQAKRKSIYEIRNKDLPRMSVPNFGRTQSSDSAYV; from the exons ATGGGGGAATGGACCATCCTAGAGAGACTCCTCGAAGCCGCTGTCCAGCAGCACTCCACTATGATAGGGAG GATTCTGCTGACCGTGGTGGTGATCTTCAGGATTCTTATTGTGGCGATTGTAGGTGAAACCGTGTATGATGATGAGCAGACTATGTTTGTGTGCAACACCTTGCAGCCAGGCTGCAACCAGGCATGTTATGACCAAGCATTTCCTATTTCTCACATTAGATACTGGGTATTTCAGATCATCATGGTGTGCACTCCTAGCCTCTGTTTTATAACATACTCAGTTCATCAGTCTGCCAAGCAGAGGGAAATGAGGTATTCCACTGTTTTCCTCACCCTGGATCGAGATCAGGACTCCGTGAAGCAGGATGACAGTAAGAAAATCAAGAACACCATTGTCAATGGGGTGCTGCAAAACACTGAAAACTCTACCAAGGAGGCAGAACCTGATTGCTTGGAAGTGAAGGAAATTCCCAATCCAGCCATAAGAACCTCAAAGTCAAAGATGAGGCGCCAAGAAGGCATCTCTAGATTTTATATCATTCAGGTGGTCTTCAGAAATGCCCTGGAGATTGGGTTTCTAGTTGGACAATATTTTCTGTATGGATTCAATGTCCCTTCCATGTATGAATGTGACAGGTATCCTTGCATTAAGGAAGTGGAGTGCTATGTCTCCAGGCCCACTGAGAAGACAGTTTTCTTGGTCTTCATGTTTGCTGTGAGTGGCATTTGTGTGGTGCTCAACTTAGCTGAACTGAACCACTTAGGCTGGAGAAAGATCAAAATGGCTGTGAGGGGAGCGCAAGCAAAACGGAAATCGATATATGAAATCAGGAACAAGGACCTGCCACGCATGAGTGTGCCTAACTTTGGCAGGACTCAGTCTAGTGACTCTGCTTATGTGTGA